In Quercus lobata isolate SW786 chromosome 12, ValleyOak3.0 Primary Assembly, whole genome shotgun sequence, a genomic segment contains:
- the LOC115970057 gene encoding calvin cycle protein CP12-1, chloroplastic, translated as MATIAAASLNLTTPRVMAKGADSPKAQTIKSPWLSHPWKRHTQLGSGRMQVRPVSAAPEKITDKVAESIKEAQETCADDPASGECVAAWDGVEELSAAASHARDKKKGSDPLEEFCKDNMEKDECRTYED; from the coding sequence atggCAACAATAGCAGCAGCTAGTTTAAACCTCACAACCCCTAGAGTCATGGCCAAGGGAGCAGACTCACCAAAGGCTCAGACCATCAAGTCCCCTTGGCTGAGCCACCCATGGAAGAGGCACACCCAGCTCGGGTCTGGTCGCATGCAAGTTAGACCAGTGAGTGCAGCCCCAGAAAAGATAACAGACAAGGTAGCTGAGAGCATCAAGGAGGCGCAAGAGACTTGTGCTGATGACCCAGCAAGTGGTGAGTGTGTTGCAGCATGGGATGGTGTGGAGGAGCTGAGTGCAGCAGCTAGCCATGCACGTGACAAGAAGAAAGGGTCAGACCCATTGGAGGAGTTCTGTAAGGATAACATGGAGAAAGATGAGTGCCGCACCTATGAAGATTGA